A stretch of DNA from Desulfomonile tiedjei:
AGTCAACAATAAAATTCAGGAAATGGTTCGGCTCCGAGGCGTGCTGAGAGGACTAAATATATCTGTGGATTTGCTTGTCGTCTCTAAGCAGGAAGTCGAGGATTGGGGGCATCTGCCAGGCAGCGTGCTCTATTGGGCGTTGAAAGAAGGCACGGTTCTGCATGAAGCAACCGATAGACTTGGCTAGAAAATTCATGAGCCTTGCATATAGGGATCTCGAGGTTTTTCTGCTTCTAACCAGGGTTGAATCTATCTCCGATGAGTCTGTGGGGTTCCATGCTCAACAAGTGGTGGAGAAGTGCTTGAAGGCTGTTCTGGCGTACCACAGAGTTGAAGTACGGAAAACGCATGACCTGGGGAAACTGATAGATGTGCTCGGAAAAAATGGTCTGCCTAATCCACCCGATCTGGACATTCTTGAGACCTTAACTCCATATGCGGTCTTGTTCCGCTATGACTTTCTGGAATCCTGCGAGCTGGATAGAGCCAGCATCGGGGCAC
This window harbors:
- a CDS encoding HEPN domain-containing protein, whose translation is MKQPIDLARKFMSLAYRDLEVFLLLTRVESISDESVGFHAQQVVEKCLKAVLAYHRVEVRKTHDLGKLIDVLGKNGLPNPPDLDILETLTPYAVLFRYDFLESCELDRASIGAHLERVIAWAESQLGGPQ
- a CDS encoding nucleotidyltransferase domain-containing protein; the protein is MIAQSTIEEAVRRLVQTAEPILIILFGSHATGQATEESDIDLLVVEDEVNNKIQEMVRLRGVLRGLNISVDLLVVSKQEVEDWGHLPGSVLYWALKEGTVLHEATDRLG